The Arabidopsis thaliana chromosome 5, partial sequence genomic interval GCCgtggttttgtttgatcagAATGTGGTTAACTGTTTCTATCCCGAACCATCAGCTGAAGTAGTGGAGCTTCTCACAACTTTGCCTGTAGCTGTAGGAGTCTTCTGCAGTATGGTGTTCGCTAAATTTCCAACTACACGCCACGGTATTGGTTTTCCCCTCTCTGCTAAATGATGTTCTgaatcaaaatgtaaaaatcCTCATAATTCTTTTGGAATTTCTGAAATTCTCTGTTGTATTTTGTGATTTACCATTTCTTCTGAGATGATCTCTTGATTAGAATATCTCAATGTTTGTGTAAGTTGTTCCATCCGACATGTTTGTTTCAGCTGTCTTCATCTAATCTTCCATGCACTAAACTTAGATATCCAAATCTCTGAGAAGAGTATCTGAAGCCTCTCCTACAATCGTTTTATCCAATGTGTGACCTATAAGTAGCTTCCATGTTCCTTTACTTGGAATACACCCATCAGTCACTATTTCATCGACTAATTGAACAGCTTTCTGGAATTCACCCTTTTTGCACAAACACTTCACCAAAGATTCTAGTGTTTCAACCTCAACCGAGATTCCTCTACTCCTCATGCTAAGATATAGAGTAAATGCACGACTTGGATAGTTTGCACAAAGACCTCGGACTACTTCATTACTTGTCTTAACATGGATGTTCCAGGTTAAACGATTTGGAGTAATTCCTCCAAGAATCATCTCGTCAAGGAAATTGGCAGCTTCACGAAACTTACTAATAGCACAGAACCCACTGATTACTTTCCCATATAATCCAGCATCAGGTTTCAAACCCTGAAGATTCATTCTATCAAGAAGTTCAACGGCTTCTTGAATCTTCTGCTCCTTACAGAGACCAGTGATCAAAGTGGTATACGTTACCATGTTTGGCCTGCAGCCTCTAGCCATCATCATCTCAAATAGTTCCATGGCTTGCAAAGAACGCCCATCTTTGCAAAGACCGTCCATCAAAGAACTGTACGTGAAAACATTCGGCTCAATGCCTTTACTTTTCATCTCTTCTAGATATCTCATAGCTTCATCAACATTTTTCGATCCACACAAACCGTTAATCAGAGAAGTATAGGTAA includes:
- a CDS encoding Pentatricopeptide repeat (PPR) superfamily protein (Pentatricopeptide repeat (PPR) superfamily protein; CONTAINS InterPro DOMAIN/s: Pentatricopeptide repeat (InterPro:IPR002885); BEST Arabidopsis thaliana protein match is: Pentatricopeptide repeat (PPR) superfamily protein (TAIR:AT5G64320.1); Has 1807 Blast hits to 1807 proteins in 277 species: Archae - 0; Bacteria - 0; Metazoa - 736; Fungi - 347; Plants - 385; Viruses - 0; Other Eukaryotes - 339 (source: NCBI BLink).), translated to MGSKVMMFKWSKNITPSQVIKLMRAEKDVEKSMAVFDSATAEYANGYVHDQSSFGYMVLRLVSANKFKAAEDLIVRMKIENCVVSEDILLSICRGYGRVHRPFDSLRVFHKMKDFDCDPSQKAYVTVLAILVEENQLNLAFKFYKNMREIGLPPTVASLNVLIKALCRNDGTVDAGLKIFLEMPKRGCDPDSYTYGTLISGLCRFGRIDEAKKLFTEMVEKDCAPTVVTYTSLINGLCGSKNVDEAMRYLEEMKSKGIEPNVFTYSSLMDGLCKDGRSLQAMELFEMMMARGCRPNMVTYTTLITGLCKEQKIQEAVELLDRMNLQGLKPDAGLYGKVISGFCAISKFREAANFLDEMILGGITPNRLTWNIHVKTSNEVVRGLCANYPSRAFTLYLSMRSRGISVEVETLESLVKCLCKKGEFQKAVQLVDEIVTDGCIPSKGTWKLLIGHTLDKTIVGEASDTLLRDLDI